Proteins co-encoded in one Pan paniscus chromosome 23, NHGRI_mPanPan1-v2.0_pri, whole genome shotgun sequence genomic window:
- the PLA2G6 gene encoding 85/88 kDa calcium-independent phospholipase A2 isoform X4 produces MDVTDYKGETVFHYAVQSDNSQVLQLLGRNAVAGLNQVNNQGLTPLHLACQLGKQEMVRVLLLCNARCNIMGPNGYPIHSAMKFSQKGCAEMIISMDSSQIHSKDPRYGASPLHWAKNAEMACMLLKRGCNVNSTSSAGNTALHVAVMRNRFDCAIVLLTHGANADARGEHGNTPLHLAMSKDNVEMIKALIVFGAEVDTPNDFGETPTFLASKIGRLVTRKAILTLLRTVGAEYCFPPIHGVPAEQGSAAPHHPFSLERAQPPPISLNNLELQDLMHISRSRKPAFILGSMRDEKRTHDHLLCLDGGGVKGLIIIQLLIAIEKASGVATKDLFDWVAGTSTGGILALAILHSKSMAYMRGMYFRMKDEVFRGSRPYESGPLEEFLKREFGEHTKMTDVRKPKVMLTGTLSDRQPAELHLFRNYDAPETVREPRFNQNVNLRPPAQPSDQLVWRAARSSGAAPTYFRPNGRFLDGGLLANNPTLDAMTEIHEYNQDLIRKGQANKVKKLSIVVSLGTGRSPQVPVTCVDVFRPSNPWELAKTVFGAKELGKMVVDCCTDPDGRAVDRARAWCEMVGIQYFRSLSAASSLPAESWAPEGLPTTAPGCAIATSSQPPAQTRDSPSMAPEMDQFYRSTMAIYKSIMEQFNPALENLVYLGNNYLRAFHALSEAAEVYFSAIQKIGERALQSPTSQILGEILVQMSDTQRHLNSDLEVVVQTFHGDLLQHMEKNTKLDMQFIKDSRQHYELEYRHRAANLEKCMSELWRMERKRDKNVREMKESVNRLHAQMQAFVSESQRAAELEEKRRYRFLAEKHLLLSNTFLQFFGRARGMLQNRVLLWKEQSEASRSPSRAHSPGLLGPALGLPYPSGRLTPTRLDMPPRPLGEFSSPRSRHGSGSYGTEPDARPASQLEPDRRSLPRTPSASSLYSGSAQSSRSNSFGERPGGGGGARRVRALVSHSEGANHTLLRFSAGDVVEVLVPEAQNGWLYGKLEGSSASGWFPEAYVKALEEGPVNPMTPVTPMTSMSPMTPMTPMNPGNELPSRSCPLRGSHSLDDLLDRPGNSIAPSEYWDGQSCSRTPSRVPSRAPSPAPPPLPSSRCSSMGSTAVATDVKKLISSEQYPPQQLFPRGTNPFATVKLRPTITNDRSAPLIR; encoded by the exons GTGTGCGGAGATGATCATCAGCATGGACAGCAGCCAGATCCACAGCAAAGACCCCCGTTACGGAGCTAGCCCCCTCCACTGGGCCAAGAATGCAGAG ATGGCCTGCATGCTGCTGAAACGGGGCTGCAACGTGAACAGCACCAGCTCCGCGGGGAACACGGCCCTGCACGTGGCGGTGATGCGCAACCGCTTCGACTGCGCCATAGTGCTGCTGACCCACGGGGCCAACGCGGATGCCCGCGGAGAGCACGGCAACACcccgctgcacctggccatgtcG AAAGACAACGTGGAGATGATCAAGGCCCTCATCGTGTTCGGAGCAGAAGTGGACACCCCGAATGACTTTGGGGAGACTCCTACATTCCTAGCCTCCAAAATCGGCAGAC TTGTCACCAGGAAGGCGATCTTGACTCTGCTGAGAACCGTGGGGGCCGAATACTGCTTCCCACCCATCCACGGGGTCCCCGCAGAGCAGGGCTCTGCAGCGCCACATCATCCCTTCTCCCTGGAAAGAGCTCAGCCCCCACCGATCAGCCTAAACAACCTAG AACTGCAGGATCTCATGCACATCTCACGGTCCCGGAAGCCAGCGTTCATCCTGGGCTCCATGAGGGATGAGAAGCGGAC CCACGACCACCTGCTGTGCCTGGATGGAGGAGGAGTGAAAGGCCTCATCATCATCCAGCTCCTCATCGCCATCGAGAAGGCCTCGGGTGTGGCCACCAAGGACCTGTTTGACTGGGTGGCGGGCACCAGCACTGGAGGCATCCTGGCCCTGGCCATTCTGCACA GTAAGTCCATGGCCTACATGCGCGGCATGTACTTTCGCATGAAGGATGAGGTGTTCCGGGGCTCCAGGCCCTACGAGTCGGGGCCCCTGGAGGAGTTCCTGAAGCGGGAGTTTGGGGAGCACACCAAGATGACGGACGTCAGGAAACCCAA GGTGATGCTGACAGGGACACTGTCTGACCGGCAGCCGGCTGAACTCCACCTCTTCCGGAACTACGATGCTCCAGAAACTGTCCGGGAGCCTCGTTTCAACCAGAACGTTAACCTCAGGCCTCCAGCTCAGCCCTCAG ACCAGCTGGTGTGGCGGGCAGCCCGAAGCAGCGGGGCAGCTCCTACTTACTTCCGACCCAATGGGCGCTTCCTGGACGGTGGGCTGCTGGCCAACAACCCCACGCTGGATGCCATGACCGAGATCCATGAGTACAATCAGGACCTGATCCGCAAG GGTCAGGCCAACAAGGTGAAGAAACTCTCCATCGTTGTCTCCCTGGGGACAGGGAGGTCCCCACAAGTGCCTGTGACCTGTGTGGATGTCTTCCGTCCCAGCAACCCCTGGGAGCTGGCCAAGACTGTTTTTGGGGCCAAGGAACTGGGCAAGATGGTGGTGGACTGT TGCACGGATCCAGACGGGCGGGCTGTGGACCGGGCACGGGCCTGGTGCGAGATGGTCGGCATCCAGTACTTCAG GTCCCTCTCCGCGGCTTCCTCGCTGCCAGCCGAGTCGTGGGCACCTGAGGGACTACCTACCACTGCTCCCGGCTGTGCCATCGCCACCAGCTCCCAGCCTCCTGCTCAGACCCGGGACAGCCCCTCCATGGCCCCCGAGATGGACCAGTTCTACAGGTCCACCATGGCCATCTACAAG AGCATCATGGAGCAGTTTAACCCCGCCCTGGAGAACCTGGTGTACCTGGGCAACAACTACCTGCGTGCCTTCCACG CTCTGTCCGAGGCGGCCGAGGTCTACTTCAGTGCCATCCAGAAGATTGGGGAGCGTGCCCTGCAGAGCCCCACCTCACAGATTCTGG GGGAGATCTTGGTGCAGATGTCTGACACCCAGCGGCACTTGAACTCTGACCTGGAGGTGGTG GTGCAGACATTCCATGGAGACCTGCTGCAGCACATGGAGAAGAACACCAAGCTGGACATGCAGTTCATCAAA GACAGCCGCCAGCACTATGAGCTCGAGTACCGCCACCGAGCGGCCAACCTGGAGAAGTGCATGTCTGAGCTGTGGCGCATGGAGCGCAAGAGGGACAAGAATGTGCGGGAGATGAAG GAGAGTGTGAACCGGCTGCACGCACAGATGCAGGCCTTCGTGTCTGAGAGTCAGCGGGCGGCTGAATTGGAAGAGAAGCGGCGCTATCGCTTCCTAGCAGAGAAGCACCTGCTACTTTCCAACACCTTCCTGCAGTTCTTCGGCCGG GCCCGGGGGATGCTCCAGAACCGCGTGCTGCTGTGGAAGGAGCAGTCTGAGGCCAGCCGCAGCCCGTCGCGCGCCCACTCCCCCGGCCTGCTGGGCCCCGCGTTGGGGCTGCCGTACCCCTCGGGCCGCCTGACGCCCACCCGCCTGGACATG CCCCCGAGGCCCCTGGGAGAGTTCAGCTCCCCCCGCAGCCGGCACGGCTCCGGCTCCTACGGCACCGAGCCCGACGCGAGGCCCGCGTCCCAGCTAGAGCCAGACCGTCGCTCCCTGCCCCGAACGCCGTCGGCCT CCTCGCTCTACAGCGGCAGCGCCCAAAGCTCGCGCTCCAACTCCTTTGGCGAGCGCccgggcggcggcgggggcgccAGGAGAGTCCGCGCCCTGGTCTCCCACTCGGAGGGCGCCAACCACACGCTGCTGCGCTTCTCCGCTGGGGACGTGGTGGAGGTGTTGGTGCCCGAGGCCCAGAACGGCTGGCTCTACGGCAAGCTGGAGGGCTCGTCCGC GAGCGGCTGGTTCCCCGAGGCCTACGTGAAGGCTCTGGAGGAGGGGCCCGTGAATCCCATGACCCCCGTGACCCCCATGACCTCCATGTCCCCCATGACACCCATGACGCCCATGAACCCCGGGAACGAGCTGCCTTCCAG GTCCTGCCCACTCCGGGGCAGCCACAGCCTCGATGACCTCCTGGACCGGCCGGGCAACTCCATAGCACCCTCAGAGTACTGGGATGGCCAGTCCTGCTCCCGCACCCCAAGCCGGGTGCCAAGCCGTGCCCCCAGCCCTGCACCTCCACCCTTGCCCAGCAGCCGCTGCAGCAGCATGGGCAGCACAGCAGTTGCCACTGACGTCAAG AAACTGATTTCCTCAGAGCAGTACCCACCACAGCAGCTCTTCCCGAG
- the PLA2G6 gene encoding 85/88 kDa calcium-independent phospholipase A2 isoform X5: protein MQEAALCLKRTRKELQDLMHISRSRKPAFILGSMRDEKRTHDHLLCLDGGGVKGLIIIQLLIAIEKASGVATKDLFDWVAGTSTGGILALAILHSKSMAYMRGMYFRMKDEVFRGSRPYESGPLEEFLKREFGEHTKMTDVRKPKVMLTGTLSDRQPAELHLFRNYDAPETVREPRFNQNVNLRPPAQPSDQLVWRAARSSGAAPTYFRPNGRFLDGGLLANNPTLDAMTEIHEYNQDLIRKGQANKVKKLSIVVSLGTGRSPQVPVTCVDVFRPSNPWELAKTVFGAKELGKMVVDCCTDPDGRAVDRARAWCEMVGIQYFRSLSAASSLPAESWAPEGLPTTAPGCAIATSSQPPAQTRDSPSMAPEMDQFYRSTMAIYKSIMEQFNPALENLVYLGNNYLRAFHALSEAAEVYFSAIQKIGERALQSPTSQILGEILVQMSDTQRHLNSDLEVVVQTFHGDLLQHMEKNTKLDMQFIKDSRQHYELEYRHRAANLEKCMSELWRMERKRDKNVREMKESVNRLHAQMQAFVSESQRAAELEEKRRYRFLAEKHLLLSNTFLQFFGRARGMLQNRVLLWKEQSEASRSPSRAHSPGLLGPALGLPYPSGRLTPTRLDMPPRPLGEFSSPRSRHGSGSYGTEPDARPASQLEPDRRSLPRTPSASSLYSGSAQSSRSNSFGERPGGGGGARRVRALVSHSEGANHTLLRFSAGDVVEVLVPEAQNGWLYGKLEGSSASGWFPEAYVKALEEGPVNPMTPVTPMTSMSPMTPMTPMNPGNELPSRSCPLRGSHSLDDLLDRPGNSIAPSEYWDGQSCSRTPSRVPSRAPSPAPPPLPSSRCSSMGSTAVATDVKKLISSEQYPPQQLFPRGTNPFATVKLRPTITNDRSAPLIR, encoded by the exons ATGCAAGAAGCAGCACTTTGTCTGAAGAGGACACGCAAGG AACTGCAGGATCTCATGCACATCTCACGGTCCCGGAAGCCAGCGTTCATCCTGGGCTCCATGAGGGATGAGAAGCGGAC CCACGACCACCTGCTGTGCCTGGATGGAGGAGGAGTGAAAGGCCTCATCATCATCCAGCTCCTCATCGCCATCGAGAAGGCCTCGGGTGTGGCCACCAAGGACCTGTTTGACTGGGTGGCGGGCACCAGCACTGGAGGCATCCTGGCCCTGGCCATTCTGCACA GTAAGTCCATGGCCTACATGCGCGGCATGTACTTTCGCATGAAGGATGAGGTGTTCCGGGGCTCCAGGCCCTACGAGTCGGGGCCCCTGGAGGAGTTCCTGAAGCGGGAGTTTGGGGAGCACACCAAGATGACGGACGTCAGGAAACCCAA GGTGATGCTGACAGGGACACTGTCTGACCGGCAGCCGGCTGAACTCCACCTCTTCCGGAACTACGATGCTCCAGAAACTGTCCGGGAGCCTCGTTTCAACCAGAACGTTAACCTCAGGCCTCCAGCTCAGCCCTCAG ACCAGCTGGTGTGGCGGGCAGCCCGAAGCAGCGGGGCAGCTCCTACTTACTTCCGACCCAATGGGCGCTTCCTGGACGGTGGGCTGCTGGCCAACAACCCCACGCTGGATGCCATGACCGAGATCCATGAGTACAATCAGGACCTGATCCGCAAG GGTCAGGCCAACAAGGTGAAGAAACTCTCCATCGTTGTCTCCCTGGGGACAGGGAGGTCCCCACAAGTGCCTGTGACCTGTGTGGATGTCTTCCGTCCCAGCAACCCCTGGGAGCTGGCCAAGACTGTTTTTGGGGCCAAGGAACTGGGCAAGATGGTGGTGGACTGT TGCACGGATCCAGACGGGCGGGCTGTGGACCGGGCACGGGCCTGGTGCGAGATGGTCGGCATCCAGTACTTCAG GTCCCTCTCCGCGGCTTCCTCGCTGCCAGCCGAGTCGTGGGCACCTGAGGGACTACCTACCACTGCTCCCGGCTGTGCCATCGCCACCAGCTCCCAGCCTCCTGCTCAGACCCGGGACAGCCCCTCCATGGCCCCCGAGATGGACCAGTTCTACAGGTCCACCATGGCCATCTACAAG AGCATCATGGAGCAGTTTAACCCCGCCCTGGAGAACCTGGTGTACCTGGGCAACAACTACCTGCGTGCCTTCCACG CTCTGTCCGAGGCGGCCGAGGTCTACTTCAGTGCCATCCAGAAGATTGGGGAGCGTGCCCTGCAGAGCCCCACCTCACAGATTCTGG GGGAGATCTTGGTGCAGATGTCTGACACCCAGCGGCACTTGAACTCTGACCTGGAGGTGGTG GTGCAGACATTCCATGGAGACCTGCTGCAGCACATGGAGAAGAACACCAAGCTGGACATGCAGTTCATCAAA GACAGCCGCCAGCACTATGAGCTCGAGTACCGCCACCGAGCGGCCAACCTGGAGAAGTGCATGTCTGAGCTGTGGCGCATGGAGCGCAAGAGGGACAAGAATGTGCGGGAGATGAAG GAGAGTGTGAACCGGCTGCACGCACAGATGCAGGCCTTCGTGTCTGAGAGTCAGCGGGCGGCTGAATTGGAAGAGAAGCGGCGCTATCGCTTCCTAGCAGAGAAGCACCTGCTACTTTCCAACACCTTCCTGCAGTTCTTCGGCCGG GCCCGGGGGATGCTCCAGAACCGCGTGCTGCTGTGGAAGGAGCAGTCTGAGGCCAGCCGCAGCCCGTCGCGCGCCCACTCCCCCGGCCTGCTGGGCCCCGCGTTGGGGCTGCCGTACCCCTCGGGCCGCCTGACGCCCACCCGCCTGGACATG CCCCCGAGGCCCCTGGGAGAGTTCAGCTCCCCCCGCAGCCGGCACGGCTCCGGCTCCTACGGCACCGAGCCCGACGCGAGGCCCGCGTCCCAGCTAGAGCCAGACCGTCGCTCCCTGCCCCGAACGCCGTCGGCCT CCTCGCTCTACAGCGGCAGCGCCCAAAGCTCGCGCTCCAACTCCTTTGGCGAGCGCccgggcggcggcgggggcgccAGGAGAGTCCGCGCCCTGGTCTCCCACTCGGAGGGCGCCAACCACACGCTGCTGCGCTTCTCCGCTGGGGACGTGGTGGAGGTGTTGGTGCCCGAGGCCCAGAACGGCTGGCTCTACGGCAAGCTGGAGGGCTCGTCCGC GAGCGGCTGGTTCCCCGAGGCCTACGTGAAGGCTCTGGAGGAGGGGCCCGTGAATCCCATGACCCCCGTGACCCCCATGACCTCCATGTCCCCCATGACACCCATGACGCCCATGAACCCCGGGAACGAGCTGCCTTCCAG GTCCTGCCCACTCCGGGGCAGCCACAGCCTCGATGACCTCCTGGACCGGCCGGGCAACTCCATAGCACCCTCAGAGTACTGGGATGGCCAGTCCTGCTCCCGCACCCCAAGCCGGGTGCCAAGCCGTGCCCCCAGCCCTGCACCTCCACCCTTGCCCAGCAGCCGCTGCAGCAGCATGGGCAGCACAGCAGTTGCCACTGACGTCAAG AAACTGATTTCCTCAGAGCAGTACCCACCACAGCAGCTCTTCCCGAG
- the PLA2G6 gene encoding 85/88 kDa calcium-independent phospholipase A2 isoform X8: protein MLTGTLSDRQPAELHLFRNYDAPETVREPRFNQNVNLRPPAQPSDQLVWRAARSSGAAPTYFRPNGRFLDGGLLANNPTLDAMTEIHEYNQDLIRKGQANKVKKLSIVVSLGTGRSPQVPVTCVDVFRPSNPWELAKTVFGAKELGKMVVDCCTDPDGRAVDRARAWCEMVGIQYFRSLSAASSLPAESWAPEGLPTTAPGCAIATSSQPPAQTRDSPSMAPEMDQFYRSTMAIYKSIMEQFNPALENLVYLGNNYLRAFHALSEAAEVYFSAIQKIGERALQSPTSQILGEILVQMSDTQRHLNSDLEVVVQTFHGDLLQHMEKNTKLDMQFIKDSRQHYELEYRHRAANLEKCMSELWRMERKRDKNVREMKESVNRLHAQMQAFVSESQRAAELEEKRRYRFLAEKHLLLSNTFLQFFGRARGMLQNRVLLWKEQSEASRSPSRAHSPGLLGPALGLPYPSGRLTPTRLDMPPRPLGEFSSPRSRHGSGSYGTEPDARPASQLEPDRRSLPRTPSASSLYSGSAQSSRSNSFGERPGGGGGARRVRALVSHSEGANHTLLRFSAGDVVEVLVPEAQNGWLYGKLEGSSASGWFPEAYVKALEEGPVNPMTPVTPMTSMSPMTPMTPMNPGNELPSRSCPLRGSHSLDDLLDRPGNSIAPSEYWDGQSCSRTPSRVPSRAPSPAPPPLPSSRCSSMGSTAVATDVKKLISSEQYPPQQLFPRGTNPFATVKLRPTITNDRSAPLIR, encoded by the exons ATGCTGACAGGGACACTGTCTGACCGGCAGCCGGCTGAACTCCACCTCTTCCGGAACTACGATGCTCCAGAAACTGTCCGGGAGCCTCGTTTCAACCAGAACGTTAACCTCAGGCCTCCAGCTCAGCCCTCAG ACCAGCTGGTGTGGCGGGCAGCCCGAAGCAGCGGGGCAGCTCCTACTTACTTCCGACCCAATGGGCGCTTCCTGGACGGTGGGCTGCTGGCCAACAACCCCACGCTGGATGCCATGACCGAGATCCATGAGTACAATCAGGACCTGATCCGCAAG GGTCAGGCCAACAAGGTGAAGAAACTCTCCATCGTTGTCTCCCTGGGGACAGGGAGGTCCCCACAAGTGCCTGTGACCTGTGTGGATGTCTTCCGTCCCAGCAACCCCTGGGAGCTGGCCAAGACTGTTTTTGGGGCCAAGGAACTGGGCAAGATGGTGGTGGACTGT TGCACGGATCCAGACGGGCGGGCTGTGGACCGGGCACGGGCCTGGTGCGAGATGGTCGGCATCCAGTACTTCAG GTCCCTCTCCGCGGCTTCCTCGCTGCCAGCCGAGTCGTGGGCACCTGAGGGACTACCTACCACTGCTCCCGGCTGTGCCATCGCCACCAGCTCCCAGCCTCCTGCTCAGACCCGGGACAGCCCCTCCATGGCCCCCGAGATGGACCAGTTCTACAGGTCCACCATGGCCATCTACAAG AGCATCATGGAGCAGTTTAACCCCGCCCTGGAGAACCTGGTGTACCTGGGCAACAACTACCTGCGTGCCTTCCACG CTCTGTCCGAGGCGGCCGAGGTCTACTTCAGTGCCATCCAGAAGATTGGGGAGCGTGCCCTGCAGAGCCCCACCTCACAGATTCTGG GGGAGATCTTGGTGCAGATGTCTGACACCCAGCGGCACTTGAACTCTGACCTGGAGGTGGTG GTGCAGACATTCCATGGAGACCTGCTGCAGCACATGGAGAAGAACACCAAGCTGGACATGCAGTTCATCAAA GACAGCCGCCAGCACTATGAGCTCGAGTACCGCCACCGAGCGGCCAACCTGGAGAAGTGCATGTCTGAGCTGTGGCGCATGGAGCGCAAGAGGGACAAGAATGTGCGGGAGATGAAG GAGAGTGTGAACCGGCTGCACGCACAGATGCAGGCCTTCGTGTCTGAGAGTCAGCGGGCGGCTGAATTGGAAGAGAAGCGGCGCTATCGCTTCCTAGCAGAGAAGCACCTGCTACTTTCCAACACCTTCCTGCAGTTCTTCGGCCGG GCCCGGGGGATGCTCCAGAACCGCGTGCTGCTGTGGAAGGAGCAGTCTGAGGCCAGCCGCAGCCCGTCGCGCGCCCACTCCCCCGGCCTGCTGGGCCCCGCGTTGGGGCTGCCGTACCCCTCGGGCCGCCTGACGCCCACCCGCCTGGACATG CCCCCGAGGCCCCTGGGAGAGTTCAGCTCCCCCCGCAGCCGGCACGGCTCCGGCTCCTACGGCACCGAGCCCGACGCGAGGCCCGCGTCCCAGCTAGAGCCAGACCGTCGCTCCCTGCCCCGAACGCCGTCGGCCT CCTCGCTCTACAGCGGCAGCGCCCAAAGCTCGCGCTCCAACTCCTTTGGCGAGCGCccgggcggcggcgggggcgccAGGAGAGTCCGCGCCCTGGTCTCCCACTCGGAGGGCGCCAACCACACGCTGCTGCGCTTCTCCGCTGGGGACGTGGTGGAGGTGTTGGTGCCCGAGGCCCAGAACGGCTGGCTCTACGGCAAGCTGGAGGGCTCGTCCGC GAGCGGCTGGTTCCCCGAGGCCTACGTGAAGGCTCTGGAGGAGGGGCCCGTGAATCCCATGACCCCCGTGACCCCCATGACCTCCATGTCCCCCATGACACCCATGACGCCCATGAACCCCGGGAACGAGCTGCCTTCCAG GTCCTGCCCACTCCGGGGCAGCCACAGCCTCGATGACCTCCTGGACCGGCCGGGCAACTCCATAGCACCCTCAGAGTACTGGGATGGCCAGTCCTGCTCCCGCACCCCAAGCCGGGTGCCAAGCCGTGCCCCCAGCCCTGCACCTCCACCCTTGCCCAGCAGCCGCTGCAGCAGCATGGGCAGCACAGCAGTTGCCACTGACGTCAAG AAACTGATTTCCTCAGAGCAGTACCCACCACAGCAGCTCTTCCCGAG